In Flavobacterium luteolum, the DNA window CCTGATCTGAGTTCGCTTTGTAATATTCTTCTAAGAAATCAATCGCTGGAATCGTATCAGAACCTGTGAAGCTCAATAAGTGTCCTGATGCAGAAGTTAAAGCCGCTTCAATTCCGCCCATTCCTCTCATTGAGAAATCGTGCGCTTGCCAATCTACAAATTCCGGAACAGATGAAGTCTGATCTGCATATTTATCTAAGACTTTTCTATACTCTTTTGCAATTGTTGCTGAGTTGCAAGGAAGCCAGATTACGGCAGATAGTAACGTTTCGAAATAATTGGTTAGCCAGAAAAACTCTGGAATGGTATTATACATCGTAAACATTGGCACTCTCAAAGGAACGCTTGCTCCTTCTGGCAAAGCTTTAAAAACCATCGGAATGTATCCTAAATCGTGTAAATCTTCAATATGTTTAGTTCCAACTTGGTTTTCGCCTAAATAATTATTGATTCTGCGAGCGTACTTTGCAACAACTTCTTCTTTTGATTTTTTAAAGAAATACTCTTCAAAGTCATGAATAATATATTTTTTGATGAAATACTGTAATCCGAAAAACACGACTTCATCAACTTCTTCTAATCTAGATTTACGAGGAGTCCAGTTAGAATATACTAATGTTGTTCCGTCTGGATATTGTCTTCTGTGGTCAACTTTGTAACCGTCGGTTAATAATAGTGGGTTCATATATTTTCTATTTATATTTTTTGTGATAATCGTATTGCTAAATCTTTAACATCATTAAATCTGACCAAATTGTCAATCCATTTTTGTGGCATGCTTTCCATTCCGTAATAAATTCCCGCCAATCCTCCTGCAATTGCGCCCGTTGTATCGGTATCTTCACCTAAATTAACTGCTTTTAAAACCGTTTCTTTATAAGAATCTGAATTTAAAAAACACCAAAGGCTTGCTTCTAAACTATGAAGAACATAACCGGATGAATAAATTTCATTTTCTGGATATTCAGAAATATCATTTTTCAAAATCCTATCAAACAATCCAATTTCCGTTGAATTAAATTCTTTGCTTTCTAGAAATTTTGCAACAACAATTTGCATTTCTTTATAAGCTTCTAATTTATCTTTATCTTTTAGAATCTCCAAACAATAAATAACATAAATAAAACAAGCAAAAACTGAACGGAAATGAGCATGCGTTATTGACGAAACTTCTTTTACTTTTTTATAAATGACTTCTATATCTTTCTCTTTCTGAAGATAAAAAACCAATGGCAAAATACGCATTAAGGAACCATTGCCGTTATCGCTTTCAGAAAATCCTCCGCATAAATCTGGCTGATGCCCTTTCGCTATATTGTGAATCGCATGAGTAGTCGCTATTCCAATATCGAAAACTCGTCCATGCGGTGTCCACATTTCTGCGGAATACCATTTCACAAAATTCTTAGCGATATCAGTTAAATCATAACCCGAGCATAAACTTTCCGCTAGACAAAAGGCAAGCGAGCTATCATCACTCCAAGTTCCAATTGGTTGATGGTGTGTTCCAAAACCAAACATTTCAGTAACTGGATTTGCTTTTAAATAGGCTCTCGACTGAAATTCTACCGGAACGCCCAAAGCATCACCAACCGCTAATCCAAATAAACCTGATTCTATTTTACTTTTCATCATCTTATTTATTTCTTCCTTTTTCATTTGGATAAAATGTCTGTACGACATCACTCTGCCAAAATTCTTTTGTTTGAATATCTATACAGCTTAATTTTCCATAAAAACCTGCTCCAGTATCAATATTCCAGACATTGCATCCTTTCATAGGAATTTCGACATTATAATGAAGTGTTGGCGTATGACCGATATAAATTTCATTAAAAAGCAATAATCGTTTTGGGTATGAAAGTGAATCTTTTTGGATTCTTTTATCCATCGTTAAAGCCATTTCCCAAAGTGTTCTATCCCAAGAATAATTGGTTTTATAATGCTCTTTTTCTGGTCCATGCATAGATGAAAATCCAGCGTGAATAAACAAATTATTGTTTTCGTCTACAAAGTAATCTTTCATTCCGTTGAAGAATTCGAGATGCTTTTCTTTATCTGAAGAATCAATTCCCTTATAACTTTCTATAGTCGATTTTCCTCCGTGCAAAAACCAAATATCATTTACAGCATCATTCTGTAACCATTCCTGACACCAAGAATCATGATTTCCTTTTATAAAAATACATTCCTGTTTTTGAGATAAATCAACAAGGAAATCAATTAACTGTTTAGATTCGCTCCAACCGTCAACATAATCACCTAGAAAAATAAATCGGTCATTTTCTGAATAATTAATTCTTTCTAACAACTGAATTAATGCTTTTAATCCGCCGTGAATATCTCCAAAAACTAAGGTTCTTTTCATGATTAACTAAACTTGTTTTTCAGTGCAATATCCAATTGAATTAGAAAATCTTTTCCGAATTTATCATTTTCCAACTCTTCATGTAGAAACAAAGGCAATGTCTTCTCACAATTCTGTTTCTGACTTAAAATTGCCATAGACAATGCTGCAACAGTATCGGTATCTCCGCCGTAACTTATTCCTGTTTTTAGACAATCTTTCATAGAAACAGCTTCAGAAACCATTTTAATTACAGCTTGTGTCGTTGGATATCCATGCATATCAATTGGAGAAGTAATTCTATAATTTTCATTCTCCTTTAAAGTCTGGTTCAAAAAATCTATCAAAGTAGATCCATCACCAAGATTATATTTAAAATAATGAACTGCCAAAGCGATGCGTTTAGCACAGCTTATTCCTTCAACTGTATTATGCGAAGTTTTTGCCTGAATCTCACAGAACTCCAATATTTGTTTGATATCTTTTAAATGTCCAATTGAATACGCTCTCATTGCAGAACCATTTCCGCTGCTTCCATTATCGATTATTTTGATAAAATCTGAACCATTTTTACTGGCATCCAAAGCGTTATAGACTCTGTCTGAATATCCTCTTCTTTTATCTCTATGAAATACCTCAACAAACTTATCTGCTACTTTTATCTCGTTCCAATTATCATCTTCAAGCAGCAATTCTGAAATAGCAATTGCCATTTGAGTATCATCAGTATATTTTTTATAAATCTCTGTATACATTCCGTGTTTATCATACTGAGTCAGATTGTTGTTTTTAGAAATAAAATCTAAATCTCTAAACTCGAAACCTGCACCATATGCATCGCCTATTGCTGCTTCTAAAATCATAATTGTTGTTTTTGATTATTTAAGATTTAAATTCGATATACTTTGAAGGAACTTCATCTGTCAACCAAACATTGTTTTCAGACAAATAAAATTTAAATCCGTCTCTGTACATTGCACCACTTCTAACGGTTAAAATTTGTGGAACTCCCCTTCTGCTTCCTACTTTTGTTGCGGTTTCTTTGTCTTTGGAAAGATGCACATGCTGACGGCTCATTTTTTTCAAACCTTCTTTCTGAATACTTTCCATGAATTTCCCAACAGTTCCGTGATACAGATATTCTAGAGGTTCTGTTTCTGCTAAATTCAATTCAACCGAAATTGAATGTCCTTGACTTGCACGGATTCTAGTTTTATCTTCGTTATAAGCAAAACGCTTTTTATCGTTATTTTCTACTACGTAATCTAAAAGTTCGGCATCGAGACGATTCCCTTTTTTAGTACATTTTTCTATCAATTCATTGACATCTGCCCAACCGTTTTCGTCTAATTTTAATCCGATTTTTTCTGGCGAATGTCTGAGCACCAAACTCAAAAATTTGCTGACGCTCTTTGCTATATTTTCATTCATTACCTATGAAATGTTCCCATGGAACATCATTATTTTTTTATAATTTCTAATTATTTTAATTCATCCCGAGCTTCCATTAAAGCAAAACCTAAAAGATTCAAACCTTTCCACTTTTCAGGATTTAGAGCCTCTGTATGATCACTTGCCATTCCGATTCCCCAAATTGGATCAACAGGACTTGCTTCTACAATTACTCTATCGTTTGTACTTAACAGAAAGGTTTTCAAGTCAAGATTTCGATTGAACTTATGAAAGTTCCCTTCTTTTACGATTTCAAATCGGTTTTCTAACCAGATTTTATCATCGTAGTTTCTTACTTTACGGCCTAACTTTTTGGCTTCAGCGGGCGAATTGCATTTTATGATCTTTTCTAAAATTTCCTGATCATTAAATAATTCCGCTTTCTTAGCCATCATCCAATGTTCAGCTGTTTTGTAAGTCACGCCATTAACTTCAAAAGAACTTAACCACCATTGGCTGAAACAGGTTTTAGTAATCATCCCGTCTTTACTTGGCTGATGTCCCCAGAAAAATAAAAATTTACTTTCTGGAGCTATAGTATTTATATTGTATTTCATTTTTGTTAGTGTTTTTGTTTCAAGTTTAAAGTTTCAGGTTCTTCGCTAAACTTGCAAACTATTTTTAACTTGAAACAGTTAGCATTTTTTTTGTTTCAGGTTTACGTTACACAGAGAACTTGAAACCTGAAACTTGAAACATTTAAACTAATTGATCCAATCCAATTACCTGAACACTTTCTCCCTCAAAATCTTTAAAAGAATTTGTGGTAAAAATTCCGTCGAAGCAGTTTAAAACTTCAAAACCTTTATTAAAAATTCCGTGGCTTACCGCTAAGTATAATTTTCCGGCATTTTTCTTTTTTAGTTCTTCTGCTAATCCTACGAAAGTTCCTCCTCCATCGCAGATATCATCTACAATTAAACAATCCATTCCGTTTAAATCATCTTCATATACTTTAAAACCAGATAATTTTCCTGTTTTTACATCGCGACTTTTACTGCACTCTACCACCTCAACTCCGCCTAAAAACTCAGAAACTTTATAGATCTTTTTTAAAGCGCCACCATCTGGAGAAATCAATTTTACGTTTTGACCAATTCTATTCAACACTTCTTTGATGAAAGTATAGTTCGGAATCACTGTACTATTATTCAACAAAGCTGGAGTAACCTCAGAGTGCGCATCAAAAACAAAAACTTTGTTCAATTGCATTGCATTTATAATATCAGCATATACTTTAACAGATAACGGTTCGCCAGGAATCATAACACGATCTTGTCTTGCAGCTGGAAAATACGGAATAAAAAGATCTATGATTTTAACATCCATTCTGCGCAAAGCATCAACCGTAACGCATAACAAGCCTAAATCGTTGAATGAATTTAATCGATGTGTAATGGTTACTTTTTTATTGACATCAAAATCTGGAGCAATTTTAATGTGTGGTTCTCCACCAGAAAATGTAAAACTTTGAAATTTGATTTCTTCCTGATTTTGAAAAGGAGCGAATTTTGGGTCAAGATTTAGTATCA includes these proteins:
- a CDS encoding ADP-ribosylglycohydrolase family protein, with protein sequence MKSKIESGLFGLAVGDALGVPVEFQSRAYLKANPVTEMFGFGTHHQPIGTWSDDSSLAFCLAESLCSGYDLTDIAKNFVKWYSAEMWTPHGRVFDIGIATTHAIHNIAKGHQPDLCGGFSESDNGNGSLMRILPLVFYLQKEKDIEVIYKKVKEVSSITHAHFRSVFACFIYVIYCLEILKDKDKLEAYKEMQIVVAKFLESKEFNSTEIGLFDRILKNDISEYPENEIYSSGYVLHSLEASLWCFLNSDSYKETVLKAVNLGEDTDTTGAIAGGLAGIYYGMESMPQKWIDNLVRFNDVKDLAIRLSQKI
- a CDS encoding metallophosphoesterase family protein — its product is MKRTLVFGDIHGGLKALIQLLERINYSENDRFIFLGDYVDGWSESKQLIDFLVDLSQKQECIFIKGNHDSWCQEWLQNDAVNDIWFLHGGKSTIESYKGIDSSDKEKHLEFFNGMKDYFVDENNNLFIHAGFSSMHGPEKEHYKTNYSWDRTLWEMALTMDKRIQKDSLSYPKRLLLFNEIYIGHTPTLHYNVEIPMKGCNVWNIDTGAGFYGKLSCIDIQTKEFWQSDVVQTFYPNEKGRNK
- a CDS encoding ADP-ribosylglycohydrolase family protein, with product MILEAAIGDAYGAGFEFRDLDFISKNNNLTQYDKHGMYTEIYKKYTDDTQMAIAISELLLEDDNWNEIKVADKFVEVFHRDKRRGYSDRVYNALDASKNGSDFIKIIDNGSSGNGSAMRAYSIGHLKDIKQILEFCEIQAKTSHNTVEGISCAKRIALAVHYFKYNLGDGSTLIDFLNQTLKENENYRITSPIDMHGYPTTQAVIKMVSEAVSMKDCLKTGISYGGDTDTVAALSMAILSQKQNCEKTLPLFLHEELENDKFGKDFLIQLDIALKNKFS
- a CDS encoding RNA 2'-phosphotransferase, whose protein sequence is MNENIAKSVSKFLSLVLRHSPEKIGLKLDENGWADVNELIEKCTKKGNRLDAELLDYVVENNDKKRFAYNEDKTRIRASQGHSISVELNLAETEPLEYLYHGTVGKFMESIQKEGLKKMSRQHVHLSKDKETATKVGSRRGVPQILTVRSGAMYRDGFKFYLSENNVWLTDEVPSKYIEFKS
- a CDS encoding NADAR family protein, which translates into the protein MKYNINTIAPESKFLFFWGHQPSKDGMITKTCFSQWWLSSFEVNGVTYKTAEHWMMAKKAELFNDQEILEKIIKCNSPAEAKKLGRKVRNYDDKIWLENRFEIVKEGNFHKFNRNLDLKTFLLSTNDRVIVEASPVDPIWGIGMASDHTEALNPEKWKGLNLLGFALMEARDELK
- the prs gene encoding ribose-phosphate diphosphokinase, translated to MILNLDPKFAPFQNQEEIKFQSFTFSGGEPHIKIAPDFDVNKKVTITHRLNSFNDLGLLCVTVDALRRMDVKIIDLFIPYFPAARQDRVMIPGEPLSVKVYADIINAMQLNKVFVFDAHSEVTPALLNNSTVIPNYTFIKEVLNRIGQNVKLISPDGGALKKIYKVSEFLGGVEVVECSKSRDVKTGKLSGFKVYEDDLNGMDCLIVDDICDGGGTFVGLAEELKKKNAGKLYLAVSHGIFNKGFEVLNCFDGIFTTNSFKDFEGESVQVIGLDQLV